The sequence below is a genomic window from Mytilus edulis chromosome 2, xbMytEdul2.2, whole genome shotgun sequence.
TCTCAATCTGTGTGCAATCTTGCCTCTTTTCTATTTCAACCACCTCATAAATATCATGTCCTAAGTTGAATTctgtaaaaatgttttttgcAACATTGCAATCAGGGTCAGTTGACTTAGAGAACAATAAAACTTTTCTTTGGGCTAGCTTTTTGTCCACAAAAGTTTTAGCACCTGCTCCCGCCATATTGCAATGTAGCGTCTCAAATGTCATAGATACGATCTTGGTCACACAAACGCTTCAAATAAAGTTTACCCAAGTACCTTTACGTTACTATTTACCAACAAGGACGAAAATGTACTGAATATAGTGTAACAATAAAAGTattttacacttttggtatttagctgaattttgACTCCGAATGACCCAAGAACTACTCCGAATCACCTTTTGACATTGTTTTGCTTTGACCTATTTCGGCGTGTTGACGTTAAAAAGatgtacagcaaaaaaaaaaaaaaaaacaacaaaaaaacacccCATTGCTTGAAAACCTAAATAAATTTATACAAGACTTCATTATCATATGTAGATTAAAGCTAAACATGAAAGAAACATAGCCGTTTTGTGTCCTTTTAGATCATTTGATTGaccattttcaatttcaagataTTTGTCAAGTGTACACCGCGGGTTATTCCGTAGTATTTGGTTTAAACCATTCGACTTCTCTACCTTTACtaagatagatataagaagatgtaatatgagtaccAATGTGAcaaattctccatccaagtcacaatttgtaaaagtaaaccagtagaggtcaaataatttttaaaacggTCTTCAATTCGGAGCTTTGGCTCAACGttaacagtaagctataaaggtcccAAAAAAAGAATAGACAAGTGAAAAACTATCCAAACAGGAAAAcgaacggtctaatttatatacattttgtgtttatacaaaaacagtttttttttatcataccattataaaatataagagaagaacataacccgtacaTTTAAACCAATACAAAGAAAACCATGCTACGAAAAGAAACAAAGTTTTGATGTCTTTTTCTGAGATTTCCTACAAAGTGTAGTCTTAACCCAATCTGACCTCCATCAATCGAAAGCAGGAAAATATAACAAAACCCACTGATAATAAAGAGGTCCCAAAAAGAAGAGAAGAACATAGGGACAAATCATGAGAAACCAATCGAAGAAGTTTGTAGTAACATAAACG
It includes:
- the LOC139511506 gene encoding uncharacterized protein encodes the protein MTFETLHCNMAGAGAKTFVDKKLAQRKVLLFSKSTDPDCNVAKNIFTEFNLGHDIYEVVEIEKRQDCTQIENYFQVLCLSDTREVPQLFIDGKYIGGWREIPRLHKSGKLAEMVYNWKKK